A single genomic interval of Mucilaginibacter robiniae harbors:
- a CDS encoding RNA-binding domain-containing protein — MNIRRMILEGEGVSQDFKKTITSCEKIAKTMVSFANNKGGRLLIGVADDGSIKGVKSEDEERYMITKAAHFYARPALEPAFEEIYIDDKVVLIAEIEESDTKPHYALGDDGKWWVYIRIKDKSVLASKIVVDVLKRSDNKEGVLIEYSSKEKALLEYLDKHERITVKEYCDLLNLSRRRAQRILVNLVLSGVVRVHTTEKEEFYTAS; from the coding sequence ATGAATATCAGACGAATGATTTTAGAGGGGGAAGGTGTATCGCAGGATTTTAAAAAAACGATAACCAGTTGCGAGAAGATAGCCAAAACAATGGTGTCCTTCGCCAACAATAAAGGAGGGCGCCTATTAATTGGCGTGGCTGATGACGGCTCTATTAAAGGCGTAAAATCAGAAGATGAAGAGCGTTATATGATTACCAAGGCGGCACATTTTTATGCCCGTCCTGCTTTAGAACCGGCTTTTGAGGAGATATACATTGATGACAAAGTAGTGCTGATTGCAGAGATTGAAGAGAGCGACACAAAACCTCACTACGCTTTGGGCGATGATGGTAAATGGTGGGTGTACATCCGAATAAAAGATAAAAGTGTACTGGCCAGCAAAATTGTGGTAGATGTATTAAAACGTTCCGACAATAAAGAAGGTGTATTAATAGAGTATTCCTCTAAAGAAAAAGCTTTATTGGAGTATCTGGATAAACACGAACGTATTACGGTAAAAGAATACTGTGATCTGCTGAATTTAAGCCGCAGGCGTGCACAGCGTATCTTGGTTAATTTAGTTTTATCAGGCGTTGTACGGGTACATAC
- a CDS encoding GNAT family N-acetyltransferase, whose translation MQTFVNYNTFLNKGFTISTDNSLLNFDVVYSFLTKESYWAKGLTAERLHKAIAGSVCFGIYKNQEQVGFARVITDKATFAYICDVFVLQAYRGIGLSKWLIQTILNYPEFDGLRRWTLATADAHGLYQQMGFNPLNNTDRWMEIFTPYPVITDL comes from the coding sequence ATGCAAACATTTGTTAATTATAATACTTTCCTGAATAAAGGTTTTACCATATCAACAGATAACAGCTTGCTGAATTTTGATGTAGTTTATAGTTTTTTGACAAAGGAATCCTATTGGGCAAAGGGGTTAACTGCCGAACGCCTACACAAAGCAATAGCAGGTTCGGTATGTTTCGGAATCTATAAAAATCAGGAACAGGTTGGTTTTGCGAGAGTAATAACCGACAAAGCTACATTCGCCTACATTTGTGATGTATTTGTACTTCAAGCTTACCGCGGTATAGGTTTATCCAAATGGTTAATACAAACAATATTAAATTATCCGGAATTTGACGGTTTAAGAAGATGGACGTTGGCTACTGCCGATGCACATGGCCTGTATCAGCAAATGGGTTTTAACCCGTTGAACAATACTGATAGGTGGATGGAAATTTTTACTCCTTACCCGGTTATTACTGATTTATAA
- a CDS encoding ArnT family glycosyltransferase yields MLTYKPKLKIADKRLLFIVCLSVITFFVHLGKAPIYILDEAKNAQCAREMLLNHNWIVPTFNQTLRTDKPPLHYFFMTAAYVVFGVNAFAARFFSAVCGLLIVVATYLFAAKHINKQVGLLSGFILLSSWHFGLEMRMAVPDPYLILLIILALYSIYLFYNSSFTQFKYAFYFYVCIGFGLLAKGPVALLLPVITITTFLLLQKQLTWATIVQFKPWYGIMILISISLPWYYLVDRQTHGLWTSEFLLKHNYHRYISPKEKHGGFFLLTTLYIIVGLLPSSVFIYQTTVHTYKKALINSFIRFVAVGVIVIVVFFSFCSTKLPNYAMPCYPLLSILLANYIDQVLRNNTTIKPYIIALLVIGCAIPIVLYIIIPQQSSLKPLSYTWLPYLLLPTGIAIALYYQYSNTLYKNRFSIYFALFSFMITGWILHLYTYSQVYTLNPVTTGLNTYPVHEPLVSYRLYNPAYNFQLKQPVKRFENVDSLRTYLQMHPESQVVTHSDHLEDLKDLPLVIYFKGDDIFEKHTNYMLKHL; encoded by the coding sequence ATGCTCACCTATAAACCTAAACTAAAAATTGCAGACAAGCGGTTGCTGTTTATCGTTTGCCTGAGTGTCATAACCTTTTTTGTTCATTTAGGTAAGGCACCTATATACATTTTGGATGAAGCTAAAAATGCGCAATGTGCCCGCGAAATGCTGCTGAACCATAATTGGATAGTACCTACTTTCAATCAAACCTTACGTACCGATAAGCCACCATTGCATTACTTCTTCATGACGGCGGCTTATGTAGTTTTTGGTGTTAATGCTTTTGCGGCTCGCTTTTTTTCGGCTGTTTGCGGCTTACTGATTGTTGTTGCTACTTATTTGTTTGCGGCTAAACACATTAACAAACAAGTTGGGCTTTTAAGTGGGTTCATACTGCTCAGTTCATGGCATTTTGGTTTAGAAATGCGCATGGCCGTTCCGGATCCATATTTAATTTTGTTGATAATACTAGCGCTTTATAGCATCTACTTGTTTTATAACTCATCATTTACACAGTTTAAGTATGCATTCTACTTTTATGTATGTATAGGTTTTGGCTTGTTGGCTAAAGGGCCTGTTGCCTTGTTATTACCGGTAATAACAATTACTACATTTCTGCTTTTACAAAAACAGCTTACCTGGGCTACTATAGTTCAATTCAAACCGTGGTATGGTATAATGATTTTAATATCAATCAGCTTGCCATGGTATTATCTCGTTGATCGGCAAACCCATGGCTTATGGACCAGCGAATTTTTACTTAAACATAACTACCACCGTTACATTAGTCCGAAAGAAAAGCATGGCGGTTTCTTTTTGTTAACTACTTTGTATATAATTGTAGGACTGCTACCATCTTCTGTTTTTATTTATCAAACAACTGTACATACTTATAAAAAAGCGCTTATTAATAGTTTTATCCGGTTTGTTGCAGTTGGCGTTATAGTGATTGTTGTTTTCTTTAGCTTTTGCAGCACTAAACTCCCAAACTATGCTATGCCATGCTATCCGTTGCTAAGCATCTTGTTGGCTAACTATATAGATCAGGTACTACGCAATAATACTACCATCAAACCATATATTATTGCTTTGCTAGTAATTGGTTGTGCTATACCTATAGTGCTATACATCATTATACCCCAGCAAAGCAGCTTAAAACCGTTAAGTTATACATGGCTACCCTATTTATTGTTGCCCACTGGCATTGCTATAGCTTTATATTACCAATATAGCAACACGTTATACAAAAACAGGTTCAGTATCTATTTTGCTTTATTCTCGTTTATGATTACGGGCTGGATACTTCATTTATATACCTACAGTCAAGTTTATACCCTTAATCCGGTAACAACCGGATTAAATACTTACCCTGTTCATGAGCCTTTAGTATCTTATCGACTTTATAATCCGGCATATAATTTTCAATTGAAACAACCGGTAAAAAGATTTGAGAATGTGGATAGCTTACGTACTTACTTGCAGATGCACCCCGAAAGCCAAGTAGTAACCCATAGTGACCATCTTGAAGATCTGAAAGATTTGCCACTGGTTATATACTTTAAGGGCGACGATATTTTTGAGAAACATACCAATTATATGCTAAAGCACCTATAA
- a CDS encoding glycosyltransferase family 2 protein, giving the protein MPELSVVITVLNEKDNIQPLIAEIRKALYNLDYEVVFVDDGSDDGTQQDIVRNADDRIKLVELRKNYGQSTAMTAGIDYTTGEYVALLDGDLQNDPNDIPSMLQKLKDEDWDVVAGNRANRQDGVFLRKIPSKIANALIRRLTGVYIKDYGCTLKVFRREIAENLGLYGELHRFIPVLAKLQGARITQVDVTHHARIHGKSKYGINRTFKVISDLILMVFFRKYIQKPMHLFGSIGFISLFLGVIINAYLLVLKILGHDIGGKPLLILGLIFLLGGIQLITLGILAEVNVRTYFESQNKKTYQVRKLYIGKQVIKPATVGS; this is encoded by the coding sequence ATGCCCGAACTTTCTGTCGTTATTACCGTACTGAACGAAAAAGACAACATTCAGCCTCTGATTGCCGAAATCAGAAAAGCATTGTACAATCTGGATTATGAAGTTGTATTTGTAGATGATGGATCGGACGATGGTACTCAACAGGACATTGTTCGCAATGCTGACGACCGTATAAAGCTGGTAGAGTTACGCAAAAACTATGGCCAAAGCACAGCCATGACAGCCGGTATTGATTACACTACAGGCGAGTATGTGGCCTTGCTGGATGGCGATTTGCAAAACGATCCTAATGATATTCCTTCCATGCTGCAGAAGCTGAAGGATGAAGATTGGGATGTTGTAGCTGGTAATCGTGCCAACCGGCAGGATGGTGTGTTTCTACGTAAAATACCTAGCAAAATCGCCAATGCATTAATCCGCCGTTTAACTGGCGTTTATATTAAAGATTACGGTTGTACATTAAAAGTATTCAGGCGTGAAATAGCCGAAAACTTAGGCTTATACGGCGAACTACATCGTTTTATACCTGTGTTGGCTAAACTACAGGGTGCACGTATTACGCAGGTTGATGTAACGCACCATGCCCGTATTCATGGCAAATCTAAATACGGCATTAACCGTACCTTCAAAGTAATTAGCGATTTGATACTAATGGTATTTTTTCGCAAATACATACAAAAGCCTATGCACCTGTTTGGTAGCATCGGTTTTATTTCTTTATTCCTGGGGGTAATTATCAATGCTTACTTGCTGGTACTTAAAATATTAGGTCATGATATTGGTGGCAAACCCCTGCTTATTTTAGGTTTGATATTTTTATTGGGCGGCATACAGCTGATTACCTTAGGTATTCTGGCCGAAGTGAACGTTCGAACTTACTTCGAGTCGCAGAACAAAAAAACATATCAGGTACGAAAGTTATATATAGGTAAACAGGTTATCAAACCGGCCACTGTAGGTAGCTAA
- a CDS encoding SDR family NAD(P)-dependent oxidoreductase: MDLQLENKIALVTGSTAGIGYAIAKALANEGVTVYVNGRTNERVQDAVNKLKQETSHTEIHGIAADFSKVDEINSLIKQLPEVDILVNNVGIFEPKAFTDITDDDWLKFYEVNVLSGVRLSRAYFNTMIKKNLGRIIFVSSESALQIPEEMIHYGVTKTAQIAVARGLAELTKHTNVTVNTVLPGPTFSKGVGGFIESLAQEKGKSTEAMEKEFFEHMRPTSILQRFIEPEEIANMVAYLASPLSSATNGAAIRVDGGVVKSAV, translated from the coding sequence ATGGATTTACAACTCGAAAATAAAATAGCTTTAGTTACGGGTTCAACCGCTGGTATTGGGTATGCTATAGCCAAAGCCTTAGCTAATGAAGGTGTAACTGTTTATGTGAACGGACGTACTAACGAACGTGTTCAAGATGCCGTAAATAAGCTTAAACAAGAAACTAGCCATACAGAGATTCATGGCATAGCTGCTGATTTTAGTAAAGTAGATGAGATCAATTCATTAATCAAGCAGTTACCGGAGGTAGATATTTTGGTGAACAACGTAGGCATATTTGAACCTAAAGCGTTTACAGATATTACTGATGATGACTGGTTGAAATTTTATGAAGTAAATGTATTAAGCGGCGTTCGGCTTTCCAGAGCTTATTTTAATACTATGATAAAAAAGAATTTGGGCCGCATCATTTTCGTTTCCAGCGAATCAGCTTTGCAAATACCAGAAGAGATGATTCACTATGGCGTAACTAAAACAGCGCAAATAGCCGTGGCGCGTGGCTTAGCTGAATTAACTAAACATACTAATGTAACTGTAAATACGGTGCTACCCGGACCTACTTTTTCAAAAGGTGTAGGTGGCTTTATAGAAAGCCTGGCTCAAGAAAAAGGTAAAAGTACAGAAGCTATGGAAAAAGAGTTTTTTGAGCACATGCGACCTACCTCTATTTTGCAGCGTTTTATTGAACCAGAAGAAATTGCTAATATGGTTGCTTACCTGGCTAGTCCGCTTTCATCGGCTACCAACGGCGCGGCTATACGTGTTGATGGTGGTGTGGTAAAAAGTGCAGTTTAG
- a CDS encoding DUF4174 domain-containing protein — protein sequence MKVLISTIILLSIHMVSLSPKKRFILLFADNSSNKYLQEQLQILQSDKPSLKERDLEIKTYFASHDQALFNTKSIKANFTFLLIGKDGGEKLRSTKPIALAKLFGTIDAMPMRQDEMKHPHQN from the coding sequence ATGAAAGTACTGATTTCAACTATAATTCTGCTTTCTATACACATGGTAAGTTTGTCCCCAAAAAAAAGGTTTATTTTGTTGTTCGCTGATAATAGCAGTAACAAGTATTTGCAAGAGCAGTTACAAATATTACAATCTGATAAACCCAGCTTAAAGGAACGCGATTTAGAGATCAAAACCTACTTTGCAAGCCATGATCAAGCTCTATTTAACACCAAAAGTATTAAAGCAAACTTTACCTTTTTGTTAATTGGTAAAGATGGTGGCGAAAAGTTAAGAAGCACCAAACCTATTGCTCTTGCCAAATTGTTCGGCACCATTGATGCCATGCCTATGCGGCAAGATGAAATGAAACATCCACATCAAAACTAG
- a CDS encoding DUF4268 domain-containing protein: MLVADLYIRMYSKEQSSQIKQTFWTTFGQYIAPQPSAEGLRINWINYKTCIKYVNFRMQVENRSASIGIEISHPDTGIQELFFEQFQELKLVLHDALQEEWTWNLHSTGEYGKTISRIYKELSGVSIFNRDDWPKLISFFKPRIVALDEFWSDAKYSFDALK; the protein is encoded by the coding sequence TTGCTTGTTGCCGACTTATATATTCGCATGTATAGTAAAGAGCAATCTTCACAAATTAAACAAACTTTCTGGACTACTTTTGGGCAGTACATTGCTCCCCAACCCTCTGCCGAAGGTTTGCGCATCAACTGGATTAATTATAAAACATGTATCAAATACGTTAATTTCCGGATGCAGGTCGAAAATCGTTCAGCATCAATTGGTATTGAAATCTCACACCCGGATACTGGCATACAGGAGTTGTTTTTTGAACAGTTTCAAGAATTAAAGTTGGTACTGCATGATGCACTGCAGGAAGAATGGACCTGGAATTTACACAGCACAGGCGAATACGGTAAAACTATTAGCCGGATCTATAAAGAATTATCTGGCGTAAGCATTTTTAATCGGGACGACTGGCCCAAACTTATATCATTTTTCAAGCCGCGCATTGTTGCTTTAGATGAGTTCTGGAGCGATGCTAAATATAGTTTTGATGCTTTAAAGTAG
- a CDS encoding SMP-30/gluconolactonase/LRE family protein, which produces MKSISKLFAVGVWLSTAVFAAQLQASKIITHSTVATDSTYSTIGLFDAQTRPVQVSKQFEFTEGPAVDKKGNVFFTDQPNDAIWEYDTQGKLSKFAGPSGRSNGMYFDRKGNLISCADDNNELISFSPDKKRTVLLKNFEGHRLNGPNDLWVDAHGGIYFTDPLYVRDYWNGRKPDISGEKVYYLPSGKTEAQVLPIQVQKPNGIVGTADGKYLFVADIGANKTYKFDIAADGKLTNQRLFTQQGSDGMTLDSQGNVYLTGSKGVYIYNPQGIQIGLIAIAEPWTANVAFGGKHKDVLFITASKAVYTMQMKVHGIE; this is translated from the coding sequence ATGAAATCGATCAGCAAATTATTTGCGGTAGGTGTATGGCTATCAACAGCCGTTTTTGCAGCTCAGTTGCAAGCCTCTAAAATTATAACACATTCAACAGTTGCCACAGATTCTACTTATTCAACAATAGGATTATTCGATGCACAAACCCGACCTGTACAGGTAAGTAAGCAGTTTGAATTTACTGAAGGGCCAGCGGTTGACAAAAAAGGTAATGTGTTTTTTACCGATCAGCCTAATGATGCTATTTGGGAGTATGATACGCAAGGCAAGCTATCCAAATTTGCTGGCCCTAGTGGCCGATCAAACGGTATGTATTTCGACCGGAAAGGAAACCTGATTTCTTGTGCTGATGATAATAATGAACTTATTTCGTTCAGCCCGGATAAGAAAAGAACCGTGTTGTTAAAAAATTTTGAAGGGCATCGGTTAAACGGACCTAATGACTTATGGGTAGATGCCCATGGAGGTATTTACTTTACCGATCCGCTTTATGTACGCGATTATTGGAATGGCCGCAAACCGGACATCTCCGGCGAAAAAGTATATTACCTACCATCAGGTAAAACTGAAGCACAAGTATTACCAATACAGGTACAAAAGCCTAATGGCATTGTAGGTACAGCCGATGGCAAGTACCTGTTTGTAGCGGATATTGGCGCCAATAAAACCTACAAGTTTGACATTGCCGCCGATGGTAAATTAACTAACCAGCGGCTATTTACGCAGCAAGGCTCAGATGGAATGACGCTGGATAGCCAAGGTAATGTGTATTTAACTGGTTCAAAAGGGGTTTATATTTACAATCCGCAAGGCATACAAATTGGCTTGATTGCCATAGCCGAGCCTTGGACTGCCAACGTTGCTTTTGGTGGCAAGCATAAAGATGTGCTTTTTATCACCGCATCAAAAGCAGTATATACTATGCAGATGAAAGTTCATGGTATAGAATAA